A window of the Streptomyces griseochromogenes genome harbors these coding sequences:
- a CDS encoding Crp/Fnr family transcriptional regulator: protein MGLLGNELAFAHALTPQERESVMALGSRKRYPADAHLVTEGDRSSHVVIILQGWVTVSVATDRGATRLILGLRGPGELLGEMAALDRHPRSATVRALGPIEAQVISGDAFRGFLAVHPRVSGLVIRQLTFRLRSADQERSALASLTVLQRLASRLTELSGAESAGPYTPSAAASSNGLTPAGRVSPVGPVVQLAQDELAATIGATREAVAKALRLLRDQNIVRTGNRLVEILDPALLALLAEGHQE from the coding sequence ATGGGGCTGCTCGGCAATGAGCTCGCGTTCGCGCACGCGCTGACACCCCAGGAGCGGGAGAGCGTGATGGCTCTCGGGAGCCGGAAGCGCTACCCGGCCGATGCCCACCTTGTGACCGAAGGGGACCGGTCGAGTCACGTAGTGATCATACTTCAGGGGTGGGTGACCGTTTCCGTGGCCACGGACCGGGGTGCCACCCGGCTCATACTCGGGCTGCGCGGCCCCGGTGAACTGCTGGGTGAGATGGCCGCGTTGGACCGCCATCCCCGCAGTGCCACCGTGCGCGCGCTCGGCCCCATAGAGGCCCAGGTCATCTCCGGGGACGCGTTTCGCGGATTTCTCGCCGTGCACCCCCGGGTCAGCGGTCTGGTGATACGCCAGCTCACCTTCCGGCTCCGCAGCGCCGACCAGGAACGGTCCGCGCTCGCCTCACTCACCGTGCTCCAGCGCCTGGCCAGCCGGCTCACCGAGCTCTCCGGAGCCGAATCCGCCGGCCCCTACACCCCGTCCGCGGCGGCCTCTTCGAACGGTCTCACGCCCGCCGGGCGCGTCAGCCCCGTCGGCCCCGTCGTCCAACTCGCCCAGGACGAACTCGCCGCGACGATCGGAGCCACCCGGGAAGCCGTCGCCAAGGCCCTGCGTCTGCTGCGCGACCAGAACATTGTGCGCACCGGAAACCGGCTGGTGGAGATCCTCGATCCGGCGCTGCTCGCCCTCCTGGCGGAGGGACATCAGGAGTAA
- a CDS encoding Pycsar system effector family protein codes for MTAEGEAQTSPASVGPVPDGGRHCHDRAGERIAERLLSTAREDLGRADSKAAVLLSGTLALPAFLLGRHGPPGWHSPADVALGLAAVLWSGAVIALIGALMPRTRTIRGREGVTYFGDLAASRDPQGLSIQVAEAGCDPAEWLLVQAVDVSSILSAKYRAIRWGMGSLALSAALALAWGLTPR; via the coding sequence ATGACCGCCGAGGGTGAGGCCCAGACCTCCCCCGCCTCGGTCGGGCCTGTGCCGGACGGGGGTCGGCACTGCCACGACCGGGCGGGGGAGCGCATCGCCGAACGGCTGCTGAGCACGGCCAGGGAAGACCTCGGCCGGGCCGACTCGAAGGCCGCCGTCCTGCTGTCCGGGACGCTCGCCCTGCCCGCGTTCCTGCTCGGCCGGCACGGCCCACCGGGCTGGCACAGTCCCGCCGACGTGGCGCTCGGCCTCGCGGCCGTGCTCTGGTCCGGCGCGGTGATCGCGCTGATCGGCGCGCTGATGCCGCGCACCCGCACGATCCGGGGCCGCGAGGGGGTGACCTACTTCGGCGACCTGGCGGCCTCCCGCGACCCGCAGGGGCTGTCCATCCAGGTCGCCGAGGCCGGATGCGACCCCGCCGAATGGCTGCTCGTCCAGGCCGTGGACGTCAGCTCGATCCTGTCCGCCAAATACCGGGCCATCCGCTGGGGCATGGGCTCGCTCGCCCTGTCGGCCGCCCTGGCACTGGCCTGGGGGCTGACCCCGCGCTGA